GGCAGGCTCTCGGCCAACGGTGACAGGGTGAGCAAGGGTGGCACCATCGTAGCGACCGGCAGCAAGATCGCCTTGACGTCGACGGCACGCGTATCCGCCGACGGAGCGAACGGCGGTTCTGTGCTGATCGGCGGCGACATGCGCGGCGGCGTCGATGCTGCCGCGAAGCTCGTGAGCGAGACTGTGCGCACCGCGGCCACGACGTCGATCGCACAAGGCGCGATCGTTTCGGCCAATGGACGCACAGGCGCCGGCGGCAATGTCGTGATCTGGTCCGACACCGTGACCGATTTCCGCGGCTCGATTCTCGCGACTGGTGCGGGGTCAGCGGCGGGTGGCGCGGTCGAAGTCTCCAGCCACGGTGTACTCGGCTACAACGGACGCGTCGACGTCACCGCCGCCAGCGGTAGCACCGGGACGCTGCTGCTTGACCCCTACAACGTGACGATATCGACCGGCGCCAACAGCAACATCTCCGGCAGCACGCCTTTCACGCCGTCGGGAAACAGCTCCGTCCTCAACGTGACCACGTTGCAGAATGCGCTGGCGACGGCCAATGTCACGGTGAATACCGGCAGTTCGGGCGCGCAGAGCGGCGATATTACGGTCGCCAACGCGGTGACCTGGAGCAGCGGCAATTCGCTCACTTTGACGTCGGCGCGAGACATCCTTGTCAACGCCAACATCACGACCAATGGCGGCGCACTCAACCTGAATGCGGGCCGCGGCGTCACCGTGACCGGTGCGACCATCAATACATCCGGCGGCGGTCTGATTGTGACCGGCAGCACCACCGACGGCACCACGGGCATCACGCTCAACGGCGCCACCATCAGCGTTGGTACCGGCACGGCCACGCTGACGGGCACGGCGACCACCGGCAAGGGCGTCTTCTTCACCACCAACGCTAATACGCTCACGGCGAGCGGCGCAGGCTCGATCACCATCGTCGGCAATTCGAGCACGACCGTCACCAATTACGGGGTGGCGCTCAACACCAGTCTCACGACCTCCGGCTCGGTTTCCATCTCCGGCGCGAACACAGGCTCTGCGTCGCAGGCCTATGGTCTGTATGTCAACGGCGGCAACACGATCACCGACAGTTCGGGCAATTTGTCCCTAAGCGGCACGTCCACGTCCGCCAACGGCGTCTGGTTCAATTCCGCGACGACGACGCTCACCAATTCAGGTGCGGGAACGCTGGCGCTCAATGGCATCAGCGGAAGCCTCAATGGTATCCGGTTGAACACCAGCGTGGGCCTGGCGACGTCAGGCACAGTCACTCTGTCCGGCACCTCCACCAGCGGTTCGGGTTTCTCCGCCAAGGGCAGCAACACGCTGACGGTCTCGAGCGGCAATCTGACCATCAGCGGCGCGACCAGTTCCGGATCTCTCGGGATCGACCTGTCGTCCAGCGGCAATGCGATTACGAACAGCGGCAGCGGCACGTTGACGCTCAGCGGCACCGGCGGCACCAATCTGGCTGCGACCATCACGTCCTCATCCGGCGTGCTCGCGATCGGTGACACCAGTGCGGTGACGCAGTCGGGAGGCACGATCACCGCCGGCAGTCTCCTGTTGTCCGGCGGCGGCAGCTTCTCGCTCGGTCAGGCCAATCTGGTCGGCACGCTGGCGGCGACCGGCGTCGGCTCGATGTCCTTCGTCAACAATCAGAGCCTGACCATCGGCACCGTTCAGACGACATCGGGAATTTCTGCGCTGGCGTCTGCGAGCGTCACGATCACGACCAGCGGCACCAGCGACATCACGGTCAACAATGCGGTGACCGGGAGTAGCGGCAATGCGGTGAGCCTGACGGCCGGGCGGGATATTCTCGTCAACGCCGGTATGACGACCAACGGCGGTGCGCTCGCGCTCAATGCCGGCCGCGCCGTCAGTATCTCCAATGCGACCATTGCGACGTCCGGCGGCAATCTGATCGCAAGCGGCACGACCACCGACAGCACCACGGCCATCACGCTCAACGGTGCCACGATCAGCGTCGGCGGCGGGACCGCGAGCTTGAGCGGAACCGGTTCGACCTCCGGCCTAGGTGTCCGGTTCACGAGCGCAGCCAGTGCCCTGAGCGCGAGCGGTAGCGGCTCGATCACCATCACCGGTCAATCTGGCAGCACCAATGGCGTGCAACTCGATGCTGGTCTGACGACATCAGGGACCGTCTCGCTGTCGGGGACGTCGAGCGCCGCAACGGGCGTGCAGTTCGGGGCGGTGACGTTCAATGTCGCGAGCGGCAATGCGACGGTCAACGGGACCTCAAGCGCTACCACCGGCTCAGGCTCGACCATTGGGACGCGCTTGGCCGGCACCGCCGTGAGCAATTCGGGTAGCGGGGCTCTCACGATCCAGGGAACGTCGAACGATGCCGGCACGGCCAATTCCGGCAGCGCCGGCGTGCTCTGGAGCGGGACGAGCTCGCTCGCCAATTCCGGCGGCGGCAGCCTTTCGATCAGCGGCACAAATACGTCCGGTTATGGGACCGAGGTGAAGACCTCGGCGACGTTGACGACATCGGGTCCGATGTCGATCTCGGGAGCGTCGACCTCAGGCTACGGATTGTTCCTTGCGAGCGGGACCACCGTCACGGCGTCGTCCGGAAACCTGAGCCTGTCGGGCAGCTCGAGCTCGACCATCGCCCTGCGGCTTCGGGGTAGCTCGATCACCAACAACGGCGCGGGAACGCTGGCGCTGATTGCATCGGGTGATACGGATCTGCACGAATCGATCTCCTCGACAAGCGGAGTGCTGAGCCTTTCACAGAGCGGGACCTTCACGCAGGCGAGCGGCACGATCGCCGCGACCAATTTGCTGCTCTCAGGCGCGAACGGAACCTTCAACCTCACCGCTAGCGGCAACAGCATAGGGACCGTTGCGGCGACCGCCGGCAGCGTTGCGCTGACCGACAGCTCGTCGCTCACGATCGGGACAATTGCGGGAATTTCGGGCCTCACCGCGACAGGCACCGCGACGATTCTCACGTCGGGCGGCCTCACCATCGCGTCCGGTGCGTCGGTCAGCGCCGCGAGCCCGGTGCTCTCCGCCGCCGGCGCATTCGTCAACAATGCGGGCAGCAGTGCCGTGACAGCTACGTCCGGCCGGTGGCTGATCTACTCGAGCGCGCCCGGCTCGGATTCGTTTGGCGGGCTGGACAGCGCCAACACGGCGATCTGGAATGCGACCTACGCGACGCTTCCGCCGGCCAGCGTCACCGCCTCGGGCAATCGATATCTGTTTGCCTATCAGCCGACGCTGACATTCACGTCGACCAATGCCACCAAGACCTATGGCGCGGATGTCACTTCTGCGATTGCATCGAGCTACAGCGTATCAGGATATCAAAGCGGCGTCAGCGGCGCCTTCGCCGGCGACAGCGCAAGCTCTGCGTTCACCGGCAGTCCCGTGGTGACCTCGAGCGGGTCGGGTGCGAGCGCTACCGTCGGCGGAGGTCCCTATGCCATCACTGTCGCGCAGGGTTCGTTGTCGGCGGCATCGGGCTACGCTCTGGCGTTCAGCAGCACGGGCACCCTGACGGTCAATGCCGCGCCGGTGACGGTGACCGCGCTCGGGGGCTCTTCGACCTACGGCGCTTCGCTGTCGAATCCGGGATTGTCGGCGACGGGCTTGCAGAACGGCGAGAGCGCCAGTGTTCTCACCGGCCTGTCTAATTCATTCGGCATCACCAATACGACCAATGCCGGCACATACACACTGAGCGTTGTGGGTACGCTGACCAATGCCAACTACACGGTGGCCGGGACGAACAATGGAAGCTGGAGCGTCAATCCCGCACCGGTGACGGTCACGGCGTTCGGCGGCTCGTCGACCTATGGTTCGTCGCCCGGCAATCCGGGTCTGGCCGCGACCGGCTTGCAGAACGGCGAGACCGCGAGTGTGCTGACGGGCCTCTCCAATTCGTTCGGTATCACCAATGCGACCAATGCCGGCAGCTGCACGCTGGGCGTAACGGGTACGCTCACCAACGGCAACTACACGGTGGCAGGAACGAGCACGGGAAGCTGGACCGTCAATCCCGCGCCGGTGATCGTCACGGCGCTCAGCGGTTTCTCGCTCTACGGCCTTTCGCCGACCAATCCGGGCTTATCCGCCACGGGCCTCCAGAACGGCCAGTCCGCCAGCGTTCTCACCGGTCTGTCCAGCTCGTTCGGCATCAGCAATACCAGCGCTGCCGGCAGCTACACGGTCAGCGTGACCGGCACGCTGACCAACCCGAACTATGTGGTGGCGGGTACGGTCGGCGGGACCTGGCTGGTCTATTCGGTGCCGCCGGCGGCGTCGCTTCCGGCCGAGCCGACCCTGTCGTCGTTCGACGTAGGTCACTTCGACCGCCGCATCGGTTCCGGGTCCAATTGCGGTCGTCGTTCAAGTCGACAATGTCTCGATGGTTGGCTGGACGCCGCGCAGCGCGCAGAAGGATTGCGCAGGTCGGTGCGATAGCTGAGCATCTATCCTGCGATGCCTACCCAGTCGATCGCCATGAGTTCAGCTTTCTAAAGGTCGGCATTGCGTGTGCACTCCACCCCGATTTCGTGTGCGCTACGCGTGCACTTGTTCCTGCTCTAGTTCATTGTAAGAATGGGATAAGTAATTGGAATATCAAGGCTATCGCTTTTCCGTGGCCCCGATGATGGATTGGACGGACCGGCATTGCCGGGTGTTCCACCGTCATCTGACGCGGCGGGCGCTGCTTTATACGGAGATGCTGACGACCGGCGCGGTCATTCATGGCGACCGGGCGCGCCTCTTGGCCTTCGATCCGTGCGAGCACCCGGTGGCGCTGCAGCTTGGCGGCTCGGATCCGCGCGCGCTCGCGCTGGCGGCGCAGATCGGTGCCGATGTCGGTTACGACGAGATCAACCTCAATGTCGGCTGCCCGTCCGACCGGGTCAAGGACGGTCGCTTCGGTGCGTGCCTGATGGCTGAGCCGGAACTGGTGGGCGCCTGCGTCGACGCGATGAAACGCGCCGTGCGCGTGCCCGTGACGGTAAAGTGCCGCATCGGCATCGACGACCAGGATCCGGAGGTCGCGCTCGATCGGCTGGCGCGCGCGGTGGTCGCCGCTGGTTCTGATGCGCTGATCGTGCATGCCCGAAAAGCCTGGCTCAACGGCCTGTCGCCGAAAGAGAACCGCGACATCCCGCCGCTCGACTACGATCGCGTCTATCGTCTCAAGCGGGCAATGCCCAACGTACCCATCGTCATCAACGGCGGGATCCTCGGCATCGACGAGGCGAAAGCCCATCTCGCCCATGTTGATGGCGTGATGCTGGGGCGCGCCGCCTATCACGATCCGTGGCGGCTGCTCGCGGTCGATCCGGAGTTCTTCGGTGAGGCTGCACCGCATGCGACGATGCAGGCCGCGTTTGAAGCCATGATGCCCTACATCGCGGAGCAGCTTGCGCGTGGCACGCGGCTGCACGCCATCACCAGGCATTTCGTCGGCGCGTTCCATGCCGTGCCCGGCGCGCGCGCCTTCCGCCGCCATCTTGCCGAGCACGGCGTGAGGCCAGGCGCCGGGCTCGATGTCCTTCGTGATGCGATCGCGCGCGTGAGCGATCGCGCGGTGGCGGAAGCCGCGGAATAGCGACACCCCTCTGAACGTTGAAGCGAAGAGCGGGATCGACAATCCGGCTCTTCGTCGCATCGCCGATCAGCGGAACAGGTCGAAATGGTAGTTCACGCCGACGCGGAAGCTGTGGAATTTTGCGGCATTCCAGTCCGGCAGATCGTCGTGCTTGAACTCGGTGTAGAGATACTCGGCCTTGGCCGACCATTTAGGCAGGAATGCCCATTCGACGCCGCCACCCGCGGTCCAGCCCATCTTCATCTTGTTGATCGGACCGTCCTTCAACTCGCCGGTCGCAAGACCGGCGGTCCCGAAGAACAGCAGGCGCGAATCCATCGTCGCGATGCCGGCGCGGGCACGACCCGTCATGTACCAGGGCACGCTGACGGCAGCGCTGCTCAGCGCGTCGCGGTTCTTGATGTCGCCACCCTCGAAGTCGTTCTCGATACCGACCACGAACATCGGCGAGAGCTGGTAGTTGTAGCCGATCTGCACGCCGCCGACGGCGCCCTTGACCTTCCCGCCGCTCGTTCCAACGAGGTTGTTGTAGGCGTCGTCGCCGCTCGTGGCGTAGCCGGCGTTGAAGCCTGCATAAAGGCCCGTCCACGAATAGGCCGGCTGCGGCGCCGTGTACGCCGAGGCGGGCGCGGCATAGCGCGATGACAGGTCGGCAGCGCTTGCGCCGCCGGCGGTCAGCGCGACGGCAAAGGGCAGGGCGCAAATCGTGCGACGGAATGCGGCTCTGGCAGTCATGACTCTCAATCTCCCACTGGGCCGCGTCATCAACGCAGCGCTTGTCCAACCCTGATCCGGGATGAGGTTTCATTATAAACCGACCAGGCGGTTTGTAAATAGACGGAAATGCCGCACCCACGATCTTTCGCGGCGCCGCGCCATGTCCCGTGTGTCTAATGTCCCGTGTGTCTAGGGGTAGCCGTGCAGCATCAACCGGTCGGCGCGGACTTCCCAGCGTTCGAGGCGGTCGAGGAAGGTCATGCCGAGCAGGTTGGTCTTCATCGTGCCGTGCGGCACCACGAGCGCCGGCACGGATCGCTCGACGAGCTTGCCGATCGCGAGCCGGTCCAGCGTCAGGCGTGCCGCCTTGGTGCGGCCGCCGGCGGTCTCGACGTCGACGTCATAGTCGAGCAGTTCCAGCGGGAGGCCCGCTGCCTTCGCCGTCTCGTAGGTGAGCACGACGGAGGTCGCGCCGGTATCGACCACCATGGGCGCGGGCACGCCGTTGATCCGCGCCTGCAGCGCGAATTCGCCGCCGCGGCCGCGCTGGACCTCCACGGCGCGCGTCTTCGGGCTGGTCCGGTGACGCATGAGATTGGAGACGGTGTC
This region of Bradyrhizobium sp. CCGUVB1N3 genomic DNA includes:
- a CDS encoding filamentous hemagglutinin N-terminal domain-containing protein, translating into MHRAGAVALLLCLPIMAWGSQAYAQVLLPQGGKVVSGQARIDAAGNGLTITQSSSRSVIDWNGFSIGESGAVNFVQPNAGSATLNRVTGQTSSVIAGKISANGQVFLVNPNGIAITSTGTVQVGGGFVASTLDIDTADFNAGRLVFAGKGASAAVSNAGVISAAPGSFVGLIGGTVSNSGTINVPLGQVGLGSGEMATLNPTGDGFLQVAIPTSATAANGRALIDVTGRIKSAGGRVQIKAATAQRLVRDVINVSGAVTARSVRGRSGSIILDGGDGGAVTVSGRLSANGDRVSKGGTIVATGSKIALTSTARVSADGANGGSVLIGGDMRGGVDAAAKLVSETVRTAATTSIAQGAIVSANGRTGAGGNVVIWSDTVTDFRGSILATGAGSAAGGAVEVSSHGVLGYNGRVDVTAASGSTGTLLLDPYNVTISTGANSNISGSTPFTPSGNSSVLNVTTLQNALATANVTVNTGSSGAQSGDITVANAVTWSSGNSLTLTSARDILVNANITTNGGALNLNAGRGVTVTGATINTSGGGLIVTGSTTDGTTGITLNGATISVGTGTATLTGTATTGKGVFFTTNANTLTASGAGSITIVGNSSTTVTNYGVALNTSLTTSGSVSISGANTGSASQAYGLYVNGGNTITDSSGNLSLSGTSTSANGVWFNSATTTLTNSGAGTLALNGISGSLNGIRLNTSVGLATSGTVTLSGTSTSGSGFSAKGSNTLTVSSGNLTISGATSSGSLGIDLSSSGNAITNSGSGTLTLSGTGGTNLAATITSSSGVLAIGDTSAVTQSGGTITAGSLLLSGGGSFSLGQANLVGTLAATGVGSMSFVNNQSLTIGTVQTTSGISALASASVTITTSGTSDITVNNAVTGSSGNAVSLTAGRDILVNAGMTTNGGALALNAGRAVSISNATIATSGGNLIASGTTTDSTTAITLNGATISVGGGTASLSGTGSTSGLGVRFTSAASALSASGSGSITITGQSGSTNGVQLDAGLTTSGTVSLSGTSSAATGVQFGAVTFNVASGNATVNGTSSATTGSGSTIGTRLAGTAVSNSGSGALTIQGTSNDAGTANSGSAGVLWSGTSSLANSGGGSLSISGTNTSGYGTEVKTSATLTTSGPMSISGASTSGYGLFLASGTTVTASSGNLSLSGSSSSTIALRLRGSSITNNGAGTLALIASGDTDLHESISSTSGVLSLSQSGTFTQASGTIAATNLLLSGANGTFNLTASGNSIGTVAATAGSVALTDSSSLTIGTIAGISGLTATGTATILTSGGLTIASGASVSAASPVLSAAGAFVNNAGSSAVTATSGRWLIYSSAPGSDSFGGLDSANTAIWNATYATLPPASVTASGNRYLFAYQPTLTFTSTNATKTYGADVTSAIASSYSVSGYQSGVSGAFAGDSASSAFTGSPVVTSSGSGASATVGGGPYAITVAQGSLSAASGYALAFSSTGTLTVNAAPVTVTALGGSSTYGASLSNPGLSATGLQNGESASVLTGLSNSFGITNTTNAGTYTLSVVGTLTNANYTVAGTNNGSWSVNPAPVTVTAFGGSSTYGSSPGNPGLAATGLQNGETASVLTGLSNSFGITNATNAGSCTLGVTGTLTNGNYTVAGTSTGSWTVNPAPVIVTALSGFSLYGLSPTNPGLSATGLQNGQSASVLTGLSSSFGISNTSAAGSYTVSVTGTLTNPNYVVAGTVGGTWLVYSVPPAASLPAEPTLSSFDVGHFDRRIGSGSNCGRRSSRQCLDGWLDAAQRAEGLRRSVR
- the dusA gene encoding tRNA dihydrouridine(20/20a) synthase DusA; translated protein: MEYQGYRFSVAPMMDWTDRHCRVFHRHLTRRALLYTEMLTTGAVIHGDRARLLAFDPCEHPVALQLGGSDPRALALAAQIGADVGYDEINLNVGCPSDRVKDGRFGACLMAEPELVGACVDAMKRAVRVPVTVKCRIGIDDQDPEVALDRLARAVVAAGSDALIVHARKAWLNGLSPKENRDIPPLDYDRVYRLKRAMPNVPIVINGGILGIDEAKAHLAHVDGVMLGRAAYHDPWRLLAVDPEFFGEAAPHATMQAAFEAMMPYIAEQLARGTRLHAITRHFVGAFHAVPGARAFRRHLAEHGVRPGAGLDVLRDAIARVSDRAVAEAAE
- a CDS encoding outer membrane protein, with amino-acid sequence MTARAAFRRTICALPFAVALTAGGASAADLSSRYAAPASAYTAPQPAYSWTGLYAGFNAGYATSGDDAYNNLVGTSGGKVKGAVGGVQIGYNYQLSPMFVVGIENDFEGGDIKNRDALSSAAVSVPWYMTGRARAGIATMDSRLLFFGTAGLATGELKDGPINKMKMGWTAGGGVEWAFLPKWSAKAEYLYTEFKHDDLPDWNAAKFHSFRVGVNYHFDLFR
- a CDS encoding TIGR02281 family clan AA aspartic protease; the encoded protein is MSRLFLVLFLLTATAGAVVAYRDPEQVARASDTVSNLMRHRTSPKTRAVEVQRGRGGEFALQARINGVPAPMVVDTGATSVVLTYETAKAAGLPLELLDYDVDVETAGGRTKAARLTLDRLAIGKLVERSVPALVVPHGTMKTNLLGMTFLDRLERWEVRADRLMLHGYP